The genome window TAAATTACTTTATTTGATGTAAATAGTGAGTGAAAATAAGCATTACTGTAATtggagaaataaaaaaaatgaaaaaataagcaTTAGTGTAACAGAGTCAATGAGTTAAGGAAGAATTAAATTAAATAGATGCTcaactaattaattaatttaaaaataattagcggatgtataatatatatattcatgtataatatgtgtACAATTATTTATAAttagtgtataatatatatatatatatatatatatatatatatatatatatatatatatatatatatatgttaagaaatgataataaaataaaaaaagaaaaagatctgATTCTTTAAACAAGCagattttgactttttttttagCACTCTAATTCTCTTGTTGGCTTTAATACcatgaaataaaataaagaaaaagactttcaatagaataaaaataataataataaacaataAATTTGACTGATTATTTATGTAAAAATCATCTAAAACCCTTAAAGTAAATTTACTCAAACCATAAAAAAGAagacttttctttttctttgtttttcctaATTAAAAATTACAAAGGAAATCACACACGGCAAAAGAAAGCGTAAAATCTGTCTATAAATCTTAAACCAAATCCCCCACTTTTCTTCTCTCCTTAATCTACGTAGGAAACCAATTTGGACTCCATTACCAAATCTCCAACCAAACAACGTTCTTCTCTCTCTCTAGAATCTTCTTTTCATCTCCCAGATTTCTCTTAATTCCCCCAATTTTTTCTCTCCGATCATTCCCAAATATTTCTCATTTAACGGAAATTGCCTTAGAATTCCGTCGAATAGATAATCCATTGTTTGATCCGGAGAGAGATTTTTTTTCCTTAGGTTTTGTATACGCATGAGCTGGTTGATCAAGCTGGGTTTTTCTTCAAATTCTAATATCAATTCTGTTATTCTCAGATTATTGAGATTATtaactttaattttatttaataaCCCCTTAATTATTTCTAATAGTAATTGTTTATCTGTCAATAATCGCCGATCATCTACTTTTGAGCATGGATTCTCAAAACAAGAGTAATCGCCAACTTCAGAGAGGTTTGTATCTTTTTATAAAAAGTTTTATCTTTTTGTCggtgattttttttttactttattttttagcGTGATTAATTTGATTCAGCAGTTATTTTAAGTTAAATTTGTATTGTTTGAGCTGAATTGTCTTTTTGGTGATATTTGTGATTTACTATGGTTTTACTTAGATTTAGTTGAATTTTAGCATAGAATTCAATTTGCTTGAATTTTTTGGGTTTTGTCTTAACATTTCAATTTAGTTTGTATTACTTGAGCTGGATAAAGATAATTAACACTTGATCTATGTTCTTATAGCTTATTAAAATTGTGAATTGTGAACTATGATAACGAAACctttagttttttttattttaataaaaacgCTTTTGCAGTTTTCAAGTTGCAAAGATTATTAAAAAATTGCAAGAATATGCTTTTTAACGTACCTGTTTTTGTGACGTGGGCCGCTCTATTTTAGTATTCAAACAACTGATGGGTCCGAAATGTCGACTGTTAGGTACTTGGGGCCCTCTGAAAATCTTTTAGTGGCTACTTTTGATCTCGCTTACCATCTTGATAAATTAGGAGTTACATTAAACTTTTGATTTGATTGGATAATTAACGGTTAGGCAAATGAATATGACGACAACTTTATGATCTGTGATATTTCTATTCTATGAAGGAAGTTGGCTAATGACGAATAAATAACATGAATCtttgacacacacacacaaaaacaaAAGAACCTTTATTTTTTAGGATGGGAAAGAATTTCCACATGCATTGCTCATGAAAAAAGAATCAAGCTGCACACAAGTGGGTGTGTTGAATACATagttaagtaaataaaagtgggACTTTAAAGCTAGCTTTTAGATGAAATGGTGACATTGTTAAACAATTATAGTTTTTATGCCATTATCAGCCTACTTAACATATTATGGAGTAGTTAAATGGGTAATTGGAGGCACaagaattcttttttttttcttttcatttctatGTTCCCTGTATTTGGAAATCCTATTTATCAAAGGACAATTTCACAAATATAGGTAGTATTGGTTCTTGGTTAAAAGGGCACGATAGCAAACTATTATGTTCCTTTCATTTTGTGAATCAGAAGCACATCAAAACTGTAATTATGGTTGTTGCACAGGCTCTGTGCAGctgtatacacacacacacaaaaaaaaaaaaaaatgttacaATATtcctctctcccccccccccccccccaaaaaaaaaagaaaaaaaaaaagcagcACTTCAATACAGTTAGAGGCTTAGAGCTTATAACAGCAAACAACATGGTAACCTTTTATTTGGTGAATTAGTATGCCACTTTGTCAGCTTTCGAGTCAGTTGCTGTCTTTATAAGTTACCTCAGATTATTTTTGTGTGTAATTGTTGGTTGCTTATCATTTTTTATCTTACTCAACACCTTTTCTGACTGAGTTTTGGTTTTGTCATCTAGCTCCTTGCTTCTCAGGTGATGGACAGCGGGCTGGGGCTTCACCATCTGTCATTGTGATTGGTGGCGGAGTTGCTGGCCTTGCAGCTGCTCGTGCTCTTTATGATGCATCATTTCAGGTATGCATGTGAAAAAGCATGTTTTCACTTGGTGTAAATGGTGATATGTTTAACGAGGATAATATTTTCCGTTAGGTGGTTGTTTTGGAGTCACGAGATAGAATTGGAGGCCGGGTTCACACTGATTACTCATTTGGTTTTCCTGTTGACTTGGGTGCATCATGGTAATGTGTTCTACTCTTGCTTTTGCTTTACATTCAAGACTTTCCTCTTTATTGACAAATTAAGCACGTTTTTGCTTGCAATTTGGAAACTAATTGGCTGACTGCTTTAGGTTACATGGAGTCTGCAAAGAGAATCCTCTGGCACCTCTCATTGGAAGACTAGGACTGCCTCTCTATCGTACAAGTGGTGACAATTCTGTGCTGTATGACCATGATCTGGAGAGGTTTGTATTTCATGACCTTCCTACCTCTCACATGATTGTGTTACGTAATGTACAGATTCACGTACAAATACTTGCGTTAGTCTTTTGATATTATATTTCCAAGTTTGATTATATGTCAAGTAATGTATATTCATCTGACCTAGCTTTGATTCTGCAGTTATGCCCTTTTTGACATGGATGGGAATCAAGTTCCCCAGGACTTAGTCACTAAGGTTGGCGAAACATTTGAGAGCATTTTGAAGGAGGTGtgttctctttctctttctccctCTCTCTCCCCGCAACTTCATTTATTTGAACTCTGAATTCTGAAATATCTATTTCTTTCTTCATGGAAAAGAACTTTACATGTCTTTAAATCGTGTGGTGCTTTGGACATTTTCTGACGAGAGCTGATTCACTTTCTGCAGACTGATACAATTAGACAAGAATTTAGCGAAGACATGTCTATTAGCCGTGCTATATCTATGGTTTTTGAAAGGAGACCGGACTTGAGGTACCATTTGTTCTGTTTTGTTGATAAcggatccccccccccccccaaaactgaaaaggaaaaagaaaaacacCACTTGTGCTAAGTGAGATTCTTGTTACAGGCTCGACGGCATTGCTCATAAGGTGTTGCAATGGTACCTTTGCAGAATGGAAGGCTGGTTTGCTGCAGATGCTGATACCATCTCACTCAAGTGCTGGGACCAGGTAGATTTCTTTGCCTCCTTAAGAAGAAAGAACTTGTTGGGAGAATGTCTATACCTAACTGACCATTTTCTTGCAGAGACTACTGGATAACTAGGTTAATACATACAAATGTTCTCATTCACCTTATAAAAAAAATCCTCTCATTGTGGTAAAACAGTTCGTGCAGAAAGAGGGTGGGGTTTCTATCCGTGTTCGCATGTGGGTTCTGTGACATCTGTTTGCGTAGCTCATTAGAGATGATACAGTGGATGAAGAAAGCATCACCTTGATGATGATATAGGATAGAAACTGGATTTTGATATTAGGCGAGCAGGATATAACCATTCTAAATTTTACTGCCAATTGTTTCCTTTGCTAGATCCACTACATCCACCTGTGTCTGTGAGAAGAGTGATACATAATGAAATCATACAGATAGTGGGCGAGAGTTTTCTTAATGTAGGACCAATAACTTTTCTTTTATCTCCGGGCTCTAGATTGTTGTGAGAAGTTCGACCATTTATTCTAAAATATAACTGAAGCATTCCTCCATGCAAGTACTTGGTGATATAGTTTTGTAATTAACAGGTTAAAAATTGAAATCCCATGTATTAGAATGAATCCTCCTAATTCTAAGATTCTAAGCAAAGCTTAGATCTTGTAACCTGTTCGTGTGTCAAAGTAACTGTAATGTAAGATGTGTAAGGTTCTGAAAGATAAAAATGCTCATATTTGTGTTATGGATGTGATTGTATTTTTATGCTTGTATCAGTAAATATTAAAGAGTAAGGTCAAACAACTGTGTACAGTTTCCAGTCCTTGCAAACATTATTTCAATTATGTCTTACGTACACACTTTTGTGATGTACAGGAAGAATTGCTTCCCGGTGGGCATGGTCTTATGGTCCGAGGATATCGTCCTGTCATCAATACACTAGCAAAAGGGCTTGACATACGCTTAGGTCACAGGTAAGAGAAACCTACTTCTTGACATCTCTGCTTCCTGCACCTCCCCTCTCCTCTTCTCAAACaccaaaaaaaggaaagaaaacagTCTAGCAATTAATTTGCTCTTTTCTGAATCTTTCTCAGGGTTACACAAGTAGTTAGACGTTATAATGGAGTGAAAGTGACAGTTGAGGATGGGAGAACTTTTGTAGCTGATGCTGCCGTTGTTGCTGTACCTCTTGGTGTTTTAAAATCAAAAAGGATTAAGTTTGAACCCAGATTACCTGAATGGAAGGAGGCTGCAATCAATGAACTAGGTGTAGGGATTGAGAACAAGATTATTCTGCACTTTGAAAAGGTGCTTTGGCCTAATGTTGAGTTCTTGGGGGTAGTTGCAGAGAGCTCATATGAATGTAGTTACTTTTTGAATCTTCACAAGGCCACTGGCCATCCTGTCCTGGTTTATATGCCTGCAGGGCAGCTGGCCCGTGACATTGAGAAACTGTCAGATGAGGATGCTGCTAATTTTGCTTTTAAGCAACTTCAGAGGATTCTTCCCAATTCGACTACTCCTGTAATGTTACTTTTCTTCTTGCTCCAGTGCTTATTTTTAGGGTTCACTTTTACATGTTTCCGAGAATTCCCTTCCCAGGTTTGTTTGGGCAGCATCATTCTGTAACTTAATGCATCTtttcctttggttttcttaatcaaGCTTGTGACATATATGAACATCTGGTTATGGTATTAATATGGTTTTAGATGATAGTTGTCTGTGAAGAGTTGCCACATGACCGCAATTTTCTAGTTTTAAAGATTTTGTTTATCATGATGTCTCTTAATCAAATAGTAGTGTAATATTTATCAAGATTTCTGTCATCACCGAAAACCTAACAGAGTTGGTTTGTCCTGCTTATCTTTGAGCGTTCTGCTGATTTCAATCTGAATTCTGGAGATCAGTGGGAACCTGTTCAAAAGATGAATTTGACTAGCTTGAGATTCTGTTAGCTCAATGAGTTTGTTACTGGGGAAAAGAGAACTGGTATAGAAAGCAAATATGGTCTGCATCATGCTTTCATattatattatgataatcttgtagCCAACCATCTTTTTCTTCTGGTCTTGCTGCAGATTCAATATCTTGTTTCTCATTGGGGTACAGATGTAAACTCACTTGGATCATACAGCTACGATACAGTAGGGAAGCCCCATGAGTTCTATGAAAGGCTGAGAATTCCGGTGGATAACCTATTTTTTGCTGGGGAGGCGACGAGTATGGATTACCCAGGTTCTGTGCATGGCGCATATTCAACAGGTCTAATGGCTGCTGAGGACTGCAGGATGCGTGTTCTGGAGCGGTATGGAGAGTTGGATCTGTTCCAGCCGGTGATGGGTGAAGACACTCCTGTTGCTGTCCCCTTATTGATCTCCCGTATGTAACTCTCTTAGTTCCCTATTATATATGTACGGACACAGTATTTGAGTGCCATATGGGATTGACTAACACATCATGTGCCGACTGCTTAGTGAAAAATTGTGGAAACCACAAGGTTCCTCAATGAATGATCAAGCGTCAGCTAATGTGTATAGTCATCTGTATGCAGTATTTATAGCATTTCTAAGTGAACAAAGAGACAGAACAAGGTTACTATGGTACAATGGTACAGATGTGGAAGTCTGCGCATGTAGGCGCGATCGCGATCGACTGGTAACAGCTGCAAATTGTGGTGCTTAAGAGCACCTTTCAGTTTGATAGCTACTGTGTGTAACAAGAACTATGTTATAAGATGTGTGTGTTTTCTAAGACAATTTATTCTCATTTGGGTGAActctcaccttgctcttggggtgactcaaactcacaacttgttggttggaagtggagggtttACTATCTCAACAAATCAAAGGGTTTACTATCTCAACAAATCAAACCTAAAAAGACAATTGAATATGAGGATTACCATTTCTAAATAGCTTGGGCACTCCAATATACGTCATTATTTATTCCACCAAACAGATTAATGTGATatatttagggtgtgtttggtacgaaggaaaatattttcctagacAATGAGTggtcttattatttatttttcctttggttggtgagtgaaaatatttttccgaaaaatatcttttagtattttttagagtataaaatatttttaggaaaataattttttatgttacTCTCCTCAACCCACCTTTCTCAAAATTCCTATGTTTCCTGTaactcccccctccccccgaactctattttcttcaaggatttattattctttttaaaGTTCACACAAatccaaaggaactaatgtgctaCTTTACTTTTTAAGACAAGAACAACGTTGAAATTTGAGCTcgataacaaaaagaaaaattctttattttgttgaaaaatgttacatttcgcgttttcgtacgttaaagtttcgtcgtaagttaatcgacgtaggttcgggaatgagattatttttgaggttataaatatttatgctatttataacatgtgataagtaagtgccgtgaaggttaaagagtaaacaaatcgaagaaaatgagtttcgttgaagtttgacaatttgggataaaatacggtccaagctatcataccccgtatttatggactagtgccatataatgtaccacatgaccatgataataaggtatataaagtgtgttaaaagtgattagtattttaagtaatttgagataatttttaattatgtgggtaattgattaattattgattTAGTGGGAGATTAAAAAGCTAATTAGGAAATTGTGGATAAGCTTAATACCTCCCTACGTGGCAGCAAGTAAGGGCTCTTAAACAAGCCTAATATTGACTAGGTAAGTTATGGGactaggtggcatatttagggaATTCTTTGGCTAAGTCATCTtataaagtggggcccacacccactatgGTAAATACACCTCCCTATATCATTAAAGGGAAATGCATATGCTTGCTAGTAACGGATGAAAATTCTCAAAAAGGAATTCTTATGAACCCCTGCAATGCTATAGTAACGTGGGTTGCAAATTCTAagggagcacggtacaatctttcttaagaatatcatacgaatttttccctacttcgatccgtcatTACGTGTTTTATCGCAAAAGACGTGGGTTAGAGgaattgttaagagaatcggctcaggtatgttaaggctatcccttctttccttttggcatgatccctatgatacaacgaaacgagaaaacgcacaactttcataaatgactctattcatacaagtactaggagtgcctatgttattgattccccatgtgtcctattattatatcgtctgttcatgggttgcagaaaatacgtaagttgataaagtttatccgaaggcatattgatcttataacattccgagaaatcttattaacttacttcttatgcatttcattcatttatacatgtacattgacccatgaccagatgacgttatatatgcgtatattatatgtatatgggatatggaaaaaggttacggcgttatatacgcaccaccacctgatcagttggtatacgttgatgattttgcccacagaggccgaggtgatatgatgggatgccctcagaggcttgatgatgttatgtgcacatatacctatgcatgatacgacatttatacgcacatgcatgactttataaatatttcaggattcactaagttatttagacttacaagcggatttctttactccatgttttttttatgtcttttatgtactgattttcatgccttacatactcggtacattattcgtactgacgcccctatttcctggggcctgcatttcatgcccgcaggtgcaggtagacaggctgacggtttccattcttaggatccttgctcagcgagagttagcgtgctctatttgatccggagctgcttttaagttttggtacgatatgtttgtatacatatatgagTATGATGGGGTCCAGTCCCGTTCTTTATACAgatgtacactctattagaggtccgtagacagtcatgtatagtcggatagtatgtggccttgtcggctcaccctaccgtattccgtatatatatgtatatatatttttggcacattttctcacgtatgttattcacacaATTAAGTAGTTTGCTGCCAGACGTTATGCATttcctacacttatttcatattttatcttagatgtatgcttaggggtgtttgaCAGGTaggctcgggcactcgtcatggcacatcggtttgggtcgtgacaaaagtggtatcagagcagttatctcctagggttgtctacagaccgtatctagtagaatcttgtttatgagtgtgttgtatACCACATTTATAAACacgaggctacaggacatataggatgttatcctcccttcttatcttagatcgtgcgatataagaattcatgttcctaacGATGTGTTATATTTTCAGcgatgcctaagaaggctacaGTCGTCCAGAAGGGCATGTCTgtggctgatgagactactagtcaagcgccacgagttaccagggctcggggagagtctcatagtgagattccatctcagacttcacataccccgccctctccagaggagctccgaggggcaccaCTCCAGCGCTTGCCACTGTTCACCCAGCTCCTCAtccagatgcaccgggtcaggatATGAGAGATactattcagctattgactcgattagtagccgcacaaTCTCAGCGTCAGGAAGTAGGTACTGGTCATGTAGATAGGGGcatcagtgcgagggttcatgatttcactaatttggaccctccgctattcactggagcagatccaaacgaggaccctcaggtatttatcaataggatgcagaggactttgagggtaataaaggctactgcgactgagtcagttgagctagcttcctatagacttcaggaTGTTACAGTTAATTAGTACGAGTCTtaggagttgtccagaggtgaggatgcccctctagCGGTATGGAAtaagtttacagaggcttttcttcatcattatctgtcaccagagcttagacgggccagagttgataggttcttgacccttcggcaaggtaatatgagtgttcgagagtacaaccttcagtttgattgtttggctaggtatgcttCCACTATTGTAGTTaaaatggaggatcgggttcaccgatTTGTGATAGGCTTGGAGCCACACCTGCTTAACGACTGTATGTCGGTTTCACTTCAGCCAGGCATGGATATTtttcgtattcaggcatacgctcagggtgtagaggagcgtaagcagaagtagagggccgatcgtgagcatgataggggccagagtaagagagcgagatcttcgggtccttctggtgagtttcgaggtggtcagagaaaataatacccgaggtatccagcccagccatcggctagcaCACCCCCTCAGTTTGCTGATAGGAGAGTTGATCGTTCTATATATTTAGGGCCTAGTCAGAATTCCAGGGCCTTAaattctcagtataggggtgaatcaagtcagatgaggccgcccttgccacgatgtgctcagtgtggtaagcagcatgtcgggcagtgccgtatggggttgggtgtttgttatacttgtggttatccagaccacgttatgagagattgtccaacGAGAGGTGGTGCAAGCATAGTtcagccagcgggatctgtagctggttcgtcatcatcagtacgcccccctgggcaaggttcacaagcaccaatcggtcgtggtagaggcagaggtggagcatctagctcgagcgatcctcagaaccgcatttatacattagcaggtcgacaggatcatgagtcgtcacctgatgttgttacaagtatattatcagtctcctcatatgatttATATACattgattgacccaggttccaccttatcatatgtcactccgttggttgctagtaagtttgggatagaacgTGAGTTGGTTAAACCATTTGAGGTGTCCACActtgttggggatccagtgatagctagacgggtatataaagactgtatagtagtagttcatagttgttctacagtagcagacctgatTGAGTTAAATATGGTAggatttgatgttataatgggtatggattagttggcttcttgttatgttaacgttgattgtagatcaaagatggttcggttccagtttccaggggagccagttttggagtggaaaggtaatacggcatcgccgagaggtaggtttattttctATATCAAGGCATGGAAGATGATTAGAAAgagctatatttatcacttagttcgggttcaggatgtgaaagtagagtcactaACCGTTCAGtctatccctgtggttaatgagttttctGATGTTTTCCCCGATGAGCTTCCGGGTCTtccgccagagcgagaaattgagtttactattgacatattaccagatactcagccaatatctattcctccctatagaatggcacctacagagctgagagagttgaaggaacaactaagggacttgcttgaaaaaggctttatcagacctagtacatcaccgtggggagcacctgtgttatttgtgaggaagaaagatggttccttgcggatgtgtattgattatagacagttgaataaagtgacgattaagaataagtatctgCTCCCGAGGATtggtgatttatttgatcagttgcaagatGCCAAGTGTTTCTTAAAGATAGACTTGAAGTCCGGGTACCATCACGTA of Nicotiana tomentosiformis chromosome 7, ASM39032v3, whole genome shotgun sequence contains these proteins:
- the LOC104097366 gene encoding polyamine oxidase 2-like isoform X1 is translated as MDSQNKSNRQLQRAPCFSGDGQRAGASPSVIVIGGGVAGLAAARALYDASFQVVVLESRDRIGGRVHTDYSFGFPVDLGASWLHGVCKENPLAPLIGRLGLPLYRTSGDNSVLYDHDLESYALFDMDGNQVPQDLVTKVGETFESILKETDTIRQEFSEDMSISRAISMVFERRPDLRLDGIAHKVLQWYLCRMEGWFAADADTISLKCWDQEELLPGGHGLMVRGYRPVINTLAKGLDIRLGHRVTQVVRRYNGVKVTVEDGRTFVADAAVVAVPLGVLKSKRIKFEPRLPEWKEAAINELGVGIENKIILHFEKVLWPNVEFLGVVAESSYECSYFLNLHKATGHPVLVYMPAGQLARDIEKLSDEDAANFAFKQLQRILPNSTTPIQYLVSHWGTDVNSLGSYSYDTVGKPHEFYERLRIPVDNLFFAGEATSMDYPGSVHGAYSTGLMAAEDCRMRVLERYGELDLFQPVMGEDTPVAVPLLISRM
- the LOC104097366 gene encoding polyamine oxidase 2-like isoform X2, coding for MDSQNKSNRQLQRAPCFSGDGQRAGASPSVIVIGGGVAGLAAARALYDASFQVVVLESRDRIGGRVHTDYSFGFPVDLGASWLHGVCKENPLAPLIGRLGLPLYRTSGDNSVLYDHDLESYALFDMDGNQVPQDLVTKVGETFESILKETDTIRQEFSEDMSISRAISMVFERRPDLRLDGIAHKVLQWYLCRMEGWFAADADTISLKCWDQEELLPGGHGLMVRGYRPVINTLAKGLDIRLGHRVTQVVRRYNGVKVTVEDGRTFVADAAVVAVPLGVLKSKRIKFEPRLPEWKEAAINELGVGIENKIILHFEKVLWPNVEFLGVVAESSYECSYFLNLHKATGHPVLVYMPAGQLARDIEKLSDEDAANFAFKQLQRILPNSTTPWEPVQKMNLTSLRFC